The proteins below come from a single Malus sylvestris chromosome 3, drMalSylv7.2, whole genome shotgun sequence genomic window:
- the LOC126615095 gene encoding protein NETWORKED 4A-like isoform X5, with amino-acid sequence MANSLVESNKTMKRLESRKSRSCWWDSHISHKNSKWLADNLEEMDRSIKRMLKLVEEDGDSFAKKAEMYYQKRPELIAHVEEFYRLYRSLAERYDHVTGELRKNAPSDLQSQSSCLSDIGSELPSALPSPDVQPGKLGRHKSGPRAAGFDFFLGPGGNSSDHYQKEGDESFSFTDYSEPESDDSSVNNYSTPLSNGLDQGQTRKIIELEIELREVKEKLRMQQEENVDSSFMGAKPDHTEEFPAKIAEYEHELTSRNEKLRESEEEIARLNIKIKRYESSQHNNGLKLALEPESAQHNNGLKLALEPEPAQHNNGLKLALEPEPAQRNNGLKLALEFSKPKEAKIHEGARDREINEPSEIHKRVGGSGEVQDRDSKIEAMVKELRATKDRLQHSEKEVASLRQQLESNKPSEEIQWLQGQLESAKKDISMWKTKLNTEKREVSKLQERISRLKGSLTDRDNEVMDLKIAVSDAEEKIFPEKAQVKAEISRLQSERTHLEEQLKDWESRGRLLEDEIRQMKAGKAEMEERLKGKIEQLKADILERSNQMENLNKTLDAMKTEREELSTKAAMLQAEASSRDDQINEINKNLQQMQTEHQELLNGAEGARKLVEELTERAKELEEEIQRQRVVIMEGAEEKREAIRQLCFSLEHYRNGYNMLRQACMGNNKRVPVLAT; translated from the exons ATGGCTAATTCTTTG GTTGAGTCCAATAAGACTATGAAGAGGTTAGAATCAAGAAAGTCTCGTTCATGTTGGTGGGATAGTCACATCAGTCACAAGAACTCTAAGTGGCTTGCAGATAATCTCGAGG AGATGGATCGGAGCATCAAACGGATGTTGAAGCTGGTCGAAGAGGATGGGGATTCATTTGCAAAAAAGGCTGAAATGTATTATCAAAAGAGGCCTGAATTGATTGCTCACGTTGAAGAGTTTTATCGCTTGTACCGGTCCCTGGCCGAACGTTATGATCATGTGACAGGAGAATTGCGGAAGAATGCACCCTCGGATCTCCAATCCCAGAGTTCATGCCTTTCTGACATTGGTTCAGAACTGCCATCTGCATTGCCATCTCCTGATGTCCAACCCGGAAAGCTAGGGCGTCATAAATCTGGCCCTCGTGCTGctggatttgatttcttccttgGCCCTGGTGGAAACAGCTCAGATCATTACCAGAAAGAGGGAGACGAATCATTTTCATTTACCGATTATTCTGAGCCAGAATCTGATGATTCTTCAGTCAACAATTATTCAACTCCCTTGTCAAATGGTCTTGATCAAGGGCAGACGAGAAAGATAATTGAGTTGGAAATTGAGCTTCGTGAAGTGAAGGAGAAGCTTCGGATGCAGCAGGAAGAGAATGTGGACAGTTCATTCATGGGTGCAAAACCTGATCATACCGAAGAATTTCCTGCAAAAATTGCAGAATATGAGCATGAGCTGACAAGCAGAAATGAAAAATTGCGGGAATCGGAAGAAGAGATTGCCAGGTTGAACATCAAGATCAAAAGGTACGAGTCTTCGCAACATAATAATGGTCTTAAGCTTGCACTTGAACCAGAGTCTGCACAACATAATAATGGTCTTAAGCTTGCACTTGAACCAGAGCCTGCACAACATAATAATGGTCTTAAGCTTGCACTTGAACCAGAGCCTGCACAACGTAATAATGGTCTTAAGCTTGCACTTGAATTTTCAAAACCGAAAGAGGCCAAGATACATGAGGGTGCAAGAGACAGGGAGATAAATGAACCGTCAGAGATTCATAAAAGGGTCGGTGGGTCGGGAGAAGTTCAAGACAGAGATAGCAAGATTGAGGCAATGGTGAAAGAGCTTAGAGCCACAAAAGATAGACTTCAACATTCAGAAAAAGAGGTTGCAAGTTTGAGACAGCAACTTGAGAGTAATAAACCCTCTGAGGAAATCCAATGGTTGCAGGGTCAGCTTGAATCCGCTAAGAAGGATATTTCTATGTGGAAAACGAAGCTCAACACAGAGAAACGAGAGGTGTCCAAGCTGCAGGAACGAATTTCAAGGTTGAAAGGTAGTTTAACAGACCGAGATAATGAAGTCATGGATTTGAAAATCGCAGTATCTGATGCCGAGGAGAAGATTTTTCCCGAGAAGGCACAGGTTAAGGCTGAAATATCTCGATTGCAATCAGAACGGACACATTTAGAGGAGCAGCTTAAAGATTGGGAATCACGTGGTCGTTTGTTGGAGGATGAAATCAGACAGATGAAAGCTGGAAAAGCAGAAATGGAGGAGAGACTTAAAGGCAAAATCGAGCAGTTGAAGGCGGACATCCTTGAGAGAAGCAACCAAATGGAGAATTTAAACAAGACCCTTGATGCAATGAAAACAGAAAGAGAGGAGCTTAGCACCAAAGCCGCTATGCTACAGGCAGAGGCAAGTTCAAGAGACGATCAGATCAATGAGATAAACAAGAATTTGCAGCAAATGCAGACGGAACATCAAGAACTGCTCAACGGGGCTGAAGGGGCGCGAAAACTGGTGGAGGAGCTGACAGAAAGAGCAAAGGAACTCGAGGAGGAGATTCAGAGGCAAAGAGTCGTGATCATGGAAGGAGCAGAAGAAAAACGAGAAGCTATAAGGCAGCTGTGCTTCTCGCTCGAACATTACAGGAACGGATACAATATGCTTCGACAAGCTTGTATGGGAAACAACAAAAGAGTTCCAGTTTTGGCAACTTAA
- the LOC126615095 gene encoding protein NETWORKED 4A-like isoform X6, protein MKRLESRKSRSWWWDSHISHKNSKWLADNLEEMDRSIKRMLKLVEEDGDSFAKKAEMYYQKRPELIAHVEEFYRLYRSLAERYDHVTGELRKNAPSDLQSQSSCLSDIGSELPSALPSPDVQPGKLGRHKSGPRAAGFDFFLGPGGNSSDHYQKEGDESFSFTDYSEPESDDSSVNNYSTPLSNGLDQGQTRKIIELEIELREVKEKLRMQQEENVDSSFMGAKPDHTEEFPAKIAEYEHELTSRNEKLRESEEEIARLNIKIKRYESSQHNNGLKLALEPESAQHNNGLKLALEPEPAQHNNGLKLALEPEPAQRNNGLKLALEFSKPKEAKIHEGARDREINEPSEIHKRVGGSGEVQDRDSKIEAMVKELRATKDRLQHSEKEVASLRQQLESNKPSEEIQWLQGQLESAKKDISMWKTKLNTEKREVSKLQERISRLKGSLTDRDNEVMDLKIAVSDAEEKIFPEKAQVKAEISRLQSERTHLEEQLKDWESRGRLLEDEIRQMKAGKAEMEERLKGKIEQLKADILERSNQMENLNKTLDAMKTEREELSTKAAMLQAEASSRDDQINEINKNLQQMQTEHQELLNGAEGARKLVEELTERAKELEEEIQRQRVVIMEGAEEKREAIRQLCFSLEHYRNGYNMLRQACMGNNKRVPVLAT, encoded by the exons ATGAAGAGGTTAGAATCAAGAAAGTCTCGTTCATGGTGGTGGGATAGTCACATCAGTCACAAGAACTCTAAGTGGCTTGCAGATAATCTCGAGG AGATGGATCGGAGCATCAAACGGATGTTGAAGCTGGTCGAAGAGGATGGGGATTCATTTGCAAAAAAGGCTGAAATGTATTATCAAAAGAGGCCTGAATTGATTGCTCACGTTGAAGAGTTTTATCGCTTGTACCGGTCCCTGGCCGAACGTTATGATCATGTGACAGGAGAATTGCGGAAGAATGCACCCTCGGATCTCCAATCCCAGAGTTCATGCCTTTCTGACATTGGTTCAGAACTGCCATCTGCATTGCCATCTCCTGATGTCCAACCCGGAAAGCTAGGGCGTCATAAATCTGGCCCTCGTGCTGctggatttgatttcttccttgGCCCTGGTGGAAACAGCTCAGATCATTACCAGAAAGAGGGAGACGAATCATTTTCATTTACCGATTATTCTGAGCCAGAATCTGATGATTCTTCAGTCAACAATTATTCAACTCCCTTGTCAAATGGTCTTGATCAAGGGCAGACGAGAAAGATAATTGAGTTGGAAATTGAGCTTCGTGAAGTGAAGGAGAAGCTTCGGATGCAGCAGGAAGAGAATGTGGACAGTTCATTCATGGGTGCAAAACCTGATCATACCGAAGAATTTCCTGCAAAAATTGCAGAATATGAGCATGAGCTGACAAGCAGAAATGAAAAATTGCGGGAATCGGAAGAAGAGATTGCCAGGTTGAACATCAAGATCAAAAGGTACGAGTCTTCGCAACATAATAATGGTCTTAAGCTTGCACTTGAACCAGAGTCTGCACAACATAATAATGGTCTTAAGCTTGCACTTGAACCAGAGCCTGCACAACATAATAATGGTCTTAAGCTTGCACTTGAACCAGAGCCTGCACAACGTAATAATGGTCTTAAGCTTGCACTTGAATTTTCAAAACCGAAAGAGGCCAAGATACATGAGGGTGCAAGAGACAGGGAGATAAATGAACCGTCAGAGATTCATAAAAGGGTCGGTGGGTCGGGAGAAGTTCAAGACAGAGATAGCAAGATTGAGGCAATGGTGAAAGAGCTTAGAGCCACAAAAGATAGACTTCAACATTCAGAAAAAGAGGTTGCAAGTTTGAGACAGCAACTTGAGAGTAATAAACCCTCTGAGGAAATCCAATGGTTGCAGGGTCAGCTTGAATCCGCTAAGAAGGATATTTCTATGTGGAAAACGAAGCTCAACACAGAGAAACGAGAGGTGTCCAAGCTGCAGGAACGAATTTCAAGGTTGAAAGGTAGTTTAACAGACCGAGATAATGAAGTCATGGATTTGAAAATCGCAGTATCTGATGCCGAGGAGAAGATTTTTCCCGAGAAGGCACAGGTTAAGGCTGAAATATCTCGATTGCAATCAGAACGGACACATTTAGAGGAGCAGCTTAAAGATTGGGAATCACGTGGTCGTTTGTTGGAGGATGAAATCAGACAGATGAAAGCTGGAAAAGCAGAAATGGAGGAGAGACTTAAAGGCAAAATCGAGCAGTTGAAGGCGGACATCCTTGAGAGAAGCAACCAAATGGAGAATTTAAACAAGACCCTTGATGCAATGAAAACAGAAAGAGAGGAGCTTAGCACCAAAGCCGCTATGCTACAGGCAGAGGCAAGTTCAAGAGACGATCAGATCAATGAGATAAACAAGAATTTGCAGCAAATGCAGACGGAACATCAAGAACTGCTCAACGGGGCTGAAGGGGCGCGAAAACTGGTGGAGGAGCTGACAGAAAGAGCAAAGGAACTCGAGGAGGAGATTCAGAGGCAAAGAGTCGTGATCATGGAAGGAGCAGAAGAAAAACGAGAAGCTATAAGGCAGCTGTGCTTCTCGCTCGAACATTACAGGAACGGATACAATATGCTTCGACAAGCTTGTATGGGAAACAACAAAAGAGTTCCAGTTTTGGCAACTTAA
- the LOC126615095 gene encoding protein NETWORKED 4A-like isoform X4 encodes MANSLVESNKTMKRLESRKSRSWWWDSHISHKNSKWLADNLEEMDRSIKRMLKLVEEDGDSFAKKAEMYYQKRPELIAHVEEFYRLYRSLAERYDHVTGELRKNAPSDLQSQSSCLSDIGSELPSALPSPDVQPGKLGRHKSGPRAAGFDFFLGPGGNSSDHYQKEGDESFSFTDYSEPESDDSSVNNYSTPLSNGLDQGQTRKIIELEIELREVKEKLRMQQEENVDSSFMGAKPDHTEEFPAKIAEYEHELTSRNEKLRESEEEIARLNIKIKRYESSQHNNGLKLALEPESAQHNNGLKLALEPEPAQHNNGLKLALEPEPAQRNNGLKLALEFSKPKEAKIHEGARDREINEPSEIHKRVGGSGEVQDRDSKIEAMVKELRATKDRLQHSEKEVASLRQQLESNKPSEEIQWLQGQLESAKKDISMWKTKLNTEKREVSKLQERISRLKGSLTDRDNEVMDLKIAVSDAEEKIFPEKAQVKAEISRLQSERTHLEEQLKDWESRGRLLEDEIRQMKAGKAEMEERLKGKIEQLKADILERSNQMENLNKTLDAMKTEREELSTKAAMLQAEASSRDDQINEINKNLQQMQTEHQELLNGAEGARKLVEELTERAKELEEEIQRQRVVIMEGAEEKREAIRQLCFSLEHYRNGYNMLRQACMGNNKRVPVLAT; translated from the exons ATGGCTAATTCTTTG GTTGAGTCCAATAAGACTATGAAGAGGTTAGAATCAAGAAAGTCTCGTTCATGGTGGTGGGATAGTCACATCAGTCACAAGAACTCTAAGTGGCTTGCAGATAATCTCGAGG AGATGGATCGGAGCATCAAACGGATGTTGAAGCTGGTCGAAGAGGATGGGGATTCATTTGCAAAAAAGGCTGAAATGTATTATCAAAAGAGGCCTGAATTGATTGCTCACGTTGAAGAGTTTTATCGCTTGTACCGGTCCCTGGCCGAACGTTATGATCATGTGACAGGAGAATTGCGGAAGAATGCACCCTCGGATCTCCAATCCCAGAGTTCATGCCTTTCTGACATTGGTTCAGAACTGCCATCTGCATTGCCATCTCCTGATGTCCAACCCGGAAAGCTAGGGCGTCATAAATCTGGCCCTCGTGCTGctggatttgatttcttccttgGCCCTGGTGGAAACAGCTCAGATCATTACCAGAAAGAGGGAGACGAATCATTTTCATTTACCGATTATTCTGAGCCAGAATCTGATGATTCTTCAGTCAACAATTATTCAACTCCCTTGTCAAATGGTCTTGATCAAGGGCAGACGAGAAAGATAATTGAGTTGGAAATTGAGCTTCGTGAAGTGAAGGAGAAGCTTCGGATGCAGCAGGAAGAGAATGTGGACAGTTCATTCATGGGTGCAAAACCTGATCATACCGAAGAATTTCCTGCAAAAATTGCAGAATATGAGCATGAGCTGACAAGCAGAAATGAAAAATTGCGGGAATCGGAAGAAGAGATTGCCAGGTTGAACATCAAGATCAAAAGGTACGAGTCTTCGCAACATAATAATGGTCTTAAGCTTGCACTTGAACCAGAGTCTGCACAACATAATAATGGTCTTAAGCTTGCACTTGAACCAGAGCCTGCACAACATAATAATGGTCTTAAGCTTGCACTTGAACCAGAGCCTGCACAACGTAATAATGGTCTTAAGCTTGCACTTGAATTTTCAAAACCGAAAGAGGCCAAGATACATGAGGGTGCAAGAGACAGGGAGATAAATGAACCGTCAGAGATTCATAAAAGGGTCGGTGGGTCGGGAGAAGTTCAAGACAGAGATAGCAAGATTGAGGCAATGGTGAAAGAGCTTAGAGCCACAAAAGATAGACTTCAACATTCAGAAAAAGAGGTTGCAAGTTTGAGACAGCAACTTGAGAGTAATAAACCCTCTGAGGAAATCCAATGGTTGCAGGGTCAGCTTGAATCCGCTAAGAAGGATATTTCTATGTGGAAAACGAAGCTCAACACAGAGAAACGAGAGGTGTCCAAGCTGCAGGAACGAATTTCAAGGTTGAAAGGTAGTTTAACAGACCGAGATAATGAAGTCATGGATTTGAAAATCGCAGTATCTGATGCCGAGGAGAAGATTTTTCCCGAGAAGGCACAGGTTAAGGCTGAAATATCTCGATTGCAATCAGAACGGACACATTTAGAGGAGCAGCTTAAAGATTGGGAATCACGTGGTCGTTTGTTGGAGGATGAAATCAGACAGATGAAAGCTGGAAAAGCAGAAATGGAGGAGAGACTTAAAGGCAAAATCGAGCAGTTGAAGGCGGACATCCTTGAGAGAAGCAACCAAATGGAGAATTTAAACAAGACCCTTGATGCAATGAAAACAGAAAGAGAGGAGCTTAGCACCAAAGCCGCTATGCTACAGGCAGAGGCAAGTTCAAGAGACGATCAGATCAATGAGATAAACAAGAATTTGCAGCAAATGCAGACGGAACATCAAGAACTGCTCAACGGGGCTGAAGGGGCGCGAAAACTGGTGGAGGAGCTGACAGAAAGAGCAAAGGAACTCGAGGAGGAGATTCAGAGGCAAAGAGTCGTGATCATGGAAGGAGCAGAAGAAAAACGAGAAGCTATAAGGCAGCTGTGCTTCTCGCTCGAACATTACAGGAACGGATACAATATGCTTCGACAAGCTTGTATGGGAAACAACAAAAGAGTTCCAGTTTTGGCAACTTAA
- the LOC126615095 gene encoding protein NETWORKED 4A-like isoform X2 yields the protein MEKTSVVNLNMVESNKTMKRLESRKSRSWWWDSHISHKNSKWLADNLEEMDRSIKRMLKLVEEDGDSFAKKAEMYYQKRPELIAHVEEFYRLYRSLAERYDHVTGELRKNAPSDLQSQSSCLSDIGSELPSALPSPDVQPGKLGRHKSGPRAAGFDFFLGPGGNSSDHYQKEGDESFSFTDYSEPESDDSSVNNYSTPLSNGLDQGQTRKIIELEIELREVKEKLRMQQEENVDSSFMGAKPDHTEEFPAKIAEYEHELTSRNEKLRESEEEIARLNIKIKRYESSQHNNGLKLALEPESAQHNNGLKLALEPEPAQHNNGLKLALEPEPAQRNNGLKLALEFSKPKEAKIHEGARDREINEPSEIHKRVGGSGEVQDRDSKIEAMVKELRATKDRLQHSEKEVASLRQQLESNKPSEEIQWLQGQLESAKKDISMWKTKLNTEKREVSKLQERISRLKGSLTDRDNEVMDLKIAVSDAEEKIFPEKAQVKAEISRLQSERTHLEEQLKDWESRGRLLEDEIRQMKAGKAEMEERLKGKIEQLKADILERSNQMENLNKTLDAMKTEREELSTKAAMLQAEASSRDDQINEINKNLQQMQTEHQELLNGAEGARKLVEELTERAKELEEEIQRQRVVIMEGAEEKREAIRQLCFSLEHYRNGYNMLRQACMGNNKRVPVLAT from the exons ATGGAAAAAACGAGCGTTGTCAACTTAAACATG GTTGAGTCCAATAAGACTATGAAGAGGTTAGAATCAAGAAAGTCTCGTTCATGGTGGTGGGATAGTCACATCAGTCACAAGAACTCTAAGTGGCTTGCAGATAATCTCGAGG AGATGGATCGGAGCATCAAACGGATGTTGAAGCTGGTCGAAGAGGATGGGGATTCATTTGCAAAAAAGGCTGAAATGTATTATCAAAAGAGGCCTGAATTGATTGCTCACGTTGAAGAGTTTTATCGCTTGTACCGGTCCCTGGCCGAACGTTATGATCATGTGACAGGAGAATTGCGGAAGAATGCACCCTCGGATCTCCAATCCCAGAGTTCATGCCTTTCTGACATTGGTTCAGAACTGCCATCTGCATTGCCATCTCCTGATGTCCAACCCGGAAAGCTAGGGCGTCATAAATCTGGCCCTCGTGCTGctggatttgatttcttccttgGCCCTGGTGGAAACAGCTCAGATCATTACCAGAAAGAGGGAGACGAATCATTTTCATTTACCGATTATTCTGAGCCAGAATCTGATGATTCTTCAGTCAACAATTATTCAACTCCCTTGTCAAATGGTCTTGATCAAGGGCAGACGAGAAAGATAATTGAGTTGGAAATTGAGCTTCGTGAAGTGAAGGAGAAGCTTCGGATGCAGCAGGAAGAGAATGTGGACAGTTCATTCATGGGTGCAAAACCTGATCATACCGAAGAATTTCCTGCAAAAATTGCAGAATATGAGCATGAGCTGACAAGCAGAAATGAAAAATTGCGGGAATCGGAAGAAGAGATTGCCAGGTTGAACATCAAGATCAAAAGGTACGAGTCTTCGCAACATAATAATGGTCTTAAGCTTGCACTTGAACCAGAGTCTGCACAACATAATAATGGTCTTAAGCTTGCACTTGAACCAGAGCCTGCACAACATAATAATGGTCTTAAGCTTGCACTTGAACCAGAGCCTGCACAACGTAATAATGGTCTTAAGCTTGCACTTGAATTTTCAAAACCGAAAGAGGCCAAGATACATGAGGGTGCAAGAGACAGGGAGATAAATGAACCGTCAGAGATTCATAAAAGGGTCGGTGGGTCGGGAGAAGTTCAAGACAGAGATAGCAAGATTGAGGCAATGGTGAAAGAGCTTAGAGCCACAAAAGATAGACTTCAACATTCAGAAAAAGAGGTTGCAAGTTTGAGACAGCAACTTGAGAGTAATAAACCCTCTGAGGAAATCCAATGGTTGCAGGGTCAGCTTGAATCCGCTAAGAAGGATATTTCTATGTGGAAAACGAAGCTCAACACAGAGAAACGAGAGGTGTCCAAGCTGCAGGAACGAATTTCAAGGTTGAAAGGTAGTTTAACAGACCGAGATAATGAAGTCATGGATTTGAAAATCGCAGTATCTGATGCCGAGGAGAAGATTTTTCCCGAGAAGGCACAGGTTAAGGCTGAAATATCTCGATTGCAATCAGAACGGACACATTTAGAGGAGCAGCTTAAAGATTGGGAATCACGTGGTCGTTTGTTGGAGGATGAAATCAGACAGATGAAAGCTGGAAAAGCAGAAATGGAGGAGAGACTTAAAGGCAAAATCGAGCAGTTGAAGGCGGACATCCTTGAGAGAAGCAACCAAATGGAGAATTTAAACAAGACCCTTGATGCAATGAAAACAGAAAGAGAGGAGCTTAGCACCAAAGCCGCTATGCTACAGGCAGAGGCAAGTTCAAGAGACGATCAGATCAATGAGATAAACAAGAATTTGCAGCAAATGCAGACGGAACATCAAGAACTGCTCAACGGGGCTGAAGGGGCGCGAAAACTGGTGGAGGAGCTGACAGAAAGAGCAAAGGAACTCGAGGAGGAGATTCAGAGGCAAAGAGTCGTGATCATGGAAGGAGCAGAAGAAAAACGAGAAGCTATAAGGCAGCTGTGCTTCTCGCTCGAACATTACAGGAACGGATACAATATGCTTCGACAAGCTTGTATGGGAAACAACAAAAGAGTTCCAGTTTTGGCAACTTAA
- the LOC126615095 gene encoding protein NETWORKED 4A-like isoform X1 — protein MEKTSVVNLNMVESNKTMKRLESRKSRSCWWDSHISHKNSKWLADNLEEMDRSIKRMLKLVEEDGDSFAKKAEMYYQKRPELIAHVEEFYRLYRSLAERYDHVTGELRKNAPSDLQSQSSCLSDIGSELPSALPSPDVQPGKLGRHKSGPRAAGFDFFLGPGGNSSDHYQKEGDESFSFTDYSEPESDDSSVNNYSTPLSNGLDQGQTRKIIELEIELREVKEKLRMQQEENVDSSFMGAKPDHTEEFPAKIAEYEHELTSRNEKLRESEEEIARLNIKIKRYESSQHNNGLKLALEPESAQHNNGLKLALEPEPAQHNNGLKLALEPEPAQRNNGLKLALEFSKPKEAKIHEGARDREINEPSEIHKRVGGSGEVQDRDSKIEAMVKELRATKDRLQHSEKEVASLRQQLESNKPSEEIQWLQGQLESAKKDISMWKTKLNTEKREVSKLQERISRLKGSLTDRDNEVMDLKIAVSDAEEKIFPEKAQVKAEISRLQSERTHLEEQLKDWESRGRLLEDEIRQMKAGKAEMEERLKGKIEQLKADILERSNQMENLNKTLDAMKTEREELSTKAAMLQAEASSRDDQINEINKNLQQMQTEHQELLNGAEGARKLVEELTERAKELEEEIQRQRVVIMEGAEEKREAIRQLCFSLEHYRNGYNMLRQACMGNNKRVPVLAT, from the exons ATGGAAAAAACGAGCGTTGTCAACTTAAACATG GTTGAGTCCAATAAGACTATGAAGAGGTTAGAATCAAGAAAGTCTCGTTCATGTTGGTGGGATAGTCACATCAGTCACAAGAACTCTAAGTGGCTTGCAGATAATCTCGAGG AGATGGATCGGAGCATCAAACGGATGTTGAAGCTGGTCGAAGAGGATGGGGATTCATTTGCAAAAAAGGCTGAAATGTATTATCAAAAGAGGCCTGAATTGATTGCTCACGTTGAAGAGTTTTATCGCTTGTACCGGTCCCTGGCCGAACGTTATGATCATGTGACAGGAGAATTGCGGAAGAATGCACCCTCGGATCTCCAATCCCAGAGTTCATGCCTTTCTGACATTGGTTCAGAACTGCCATCTGCATTGCCATCTCCTGATGTCCAACCCGGAAAGCTAGGGCGTCATAAATCTGGCCCTCGTGCTGctggatttgatttcttccttgGCCCTGGTGGAAACAGCTCAGATCATTACCAGAAAGAGGGAGACGAATCATTTTCATTTACCGATTATTCTGAGCCAGAATCTGATGATTCTTCAGTCAACAATTATTCAACTCCCTTGTCAAATGGTCTTGATCAAGGGCAGACGAGAAAGATAATTGAGTTGGAAATTGAGCTTCGTGAAGTGAAGGAGAAGCTTCGGATGCAGCAGGAAGAGAATGTGGACAGTTCATTCATGGGTGCAAAACCTGATCATACCGAAGAATTTCCTGCAAAAATTGCAGAATATGAGCATGAGCTGACAAGCAGAAATGAAAAATTGCGGGAATCGGAAGAAGAGATTGCCAGGTTGAACATCAAGATCAAAAGGTACGAGTCTTCGCAACATAATAATGGTCTTAAGCTTGCACTTGAACCAGAGTCTGCACAACATAATAATGGTCTTAAGCTTGCACTTGAACCAGAGCCTGCACAACATAATAATGGTCTTAAGCTTGCACTTGAACCAGAGCCTGCACAACGTAATAATGGTCTTAAGCTTGCACTTGAATTTTCAAAACCGAAAGAGGCCAAGATACATGAGGGTGCAAGAGACAGGGAGATAAATGAACCGTCAGAGATTCATAAAAGGGTCGGTGGGTCGGGAGAAGTTCAAGACAGAGATAGCAAGATTGAGGCAATGGTGAAAGAGCTTAGAGCCACAAAAGATAGACTTCAACATTCAGAAAAAGAGGTTGCAAGTTTGAGACAGCAACTTGAGAGTAATAAACCCTCTGAGGAAATCCAATGGTTGCAGGGTCAGCTTGAATCCGCTAAGAAGGATATTTCTATGTGGAAAACGAAGCTCAACACAGAGAAACGAGAGGTGTCCAAGCTGCAGGAACGAATTTCAAGGTTGAAAGGTAGTTTAACAGACCGAGATAATGAAGTCATGGATTTGAAAATCGCAGTATCTGATGCCGAGGAGAAGATTTTTCCCGAGAAGGCACAGGTTAAGGCTGAAATATCTCGATTGCAATCAGAACGGACACATTTAGAGGAGCAGCTTAAAGATTGGGAATCACGTGGTCGTTTGTTGGAGGATGAAATCAGACAGATGAAAGCTGGAAAAGCAGAAATGGAGGAGAGACTTAAAGGCAAAATCGAGCAGTTGAAGGCGGACATCCTTGAGAGAAGCAACCAAATGGAGAATTTAAACAAGACCCTTGATGCAATGAAAACAGAAAGAGAGGAGCTTAGCACCAAAGCCGCTATGCTACAGGCAGAGGCAAGTTCAAGAGACGATCAGATCAATGAGATAAACAAGAATTTGCAGCAAATGCAGACGGAACATCAAGAACTGCTCAACGGGGCTGAAGGGGCGCGAAAACTGGTGGAGGAGCTGACAGAAAGAGCAAAGGAACTCGAGGAGGAGATTCAGAGGCAAAGAGTCGTGATCATGGAAGGAGCAGAAGAAAAACGAGAAGCTATAAGGCAGCTGTGCTTCTCGCTCGAACATTACAGGAACGGATACAATATGCTTCGACAAGCTTGTATGGGAAACAACAAAAGAGTTCCAGTTTTGGCAACTTAA